In a single window of the Perca flavescens isolate YP-PL-M2 chromosome 18, PFLA_1.0, whole genome shotgun sequence genome:
- the cpsf2 gene encoding cleavage and polyadenylation specificity factor subunit 2 — MTSIIKLTAVSGVQEESALCYLLQVDEFRFLLDCGWDENFSMDIIDAMKRYVHQVDAVLLSHPDPIHLGALPYAVGKLGLNCTIYATIPVYKMGQMFMYDLYQSRNNSEDFTLFTLDDVDCAFDKIQQLKYSQIVNLKGKGHGLSITPLPAGHMIGGTIWKIVKDGEEEIVYAVDFNHKREIHLNGCTLESISRPSLLITDSFNATYVQPRRKQRDELLLTNVMETLRGDGNVLIAVDTAGRVLELAQLLDQIWRTKDAGLGAYPLALLNNVSYNVVEFSKSQVEWMSDKLMRCFEDKRNNPFQFRHLTLCHSLADLARVPSPKVVLCSQPDLESGFSRELFIQWCQDAKNSVILTYRTTPGTLARYLIDNPGEKMLDLEVRKRVKLEGKDLEEYLEKEKVKKEAAKKLEQAKEVDVDSSDESDMDDDLDQPAAVKTKHHDLMMKSEGSRKGSFFKHAKKSYPMFPTHEERIKWDEYGEIIRLEDFLVPELQATEEEKSKLESGLTNGDEPMDQDLSVVPTKCVSSVENLEIRARISYIDYEGRSDGDSIRKIINQMKPRQLVIVRGPPEASLDLAESCKAFSKDIKVYTPKLQETIDATSETHIYQVRLKDSLVSSLQFCKAKDTELAWIDGVLDMRVVKVDTGVMLEEGVKDDAEDGELAMDVAPDLGIDQDATAVAAQRAIKNLFMEDEKEVSEESDVIPTLEPLPPHEISGHQSVFINEPRLSDFKQILLREGIQAEFVGGVLVCNNMVAVRRTEAGRIGLEGCLCDDYYKIRELLYQQYAVV, encoded by the exons atgacGTCCATTATCAAGTTGACAGCCGTGTCAGGGGTTCAGGAGGAGTCGGCCCTCTGTTACCTGCTGCAGGTGGATGAATTCCGCTTCCTCCTGGACTGTGGCTGGGATGAGAACTTCTCAATGGACATCATTGATGCCATGAAAAG ATATGTTCATCAGGTCGATGCTGTGCTCCTCTCCCACCCTGACCCCATACACCTGGGAGCCCTGCCATATGCTGTGGGGAAACTGGGTCTAAACTGCACTATCTATGCTACAATACCAGTCTACAAGATGGGTCAAATGTTCATGTATGATCTATATCAG TCTCGAAATAACAGTGAAGATTTCACACTGTTCACCCTTGATGATGTGGATTGTGCTTTTGATAAAATCCAGCAATTGAAATACTCTCAGATTGTCAATCTGAAAG GGAAAGGGCATGGTCTTTCCATCACTCCTCTTCCAGCTGGGCACATGATTGGAGGCACTATTTGGAAAATTGTGAAGGACGGAGAGGAGGAGATTGTTTATGCTGTGGACTTCAACCACAAGAGAGAAAT ACACCTCAATGGCTGCACGTTGGAGAGCATTAGTCGTCCTTCCTTGCTTATCACAGACTCCTTCAATGCTACGTATGTACAGCCGCGTCGCAAACAGAGAGATGAGCTGCTCCTTA CCAATGTAATGGAGACCCTTCGTGGTGACGGTAATGTCCTTATTGCCGTGGATACAGCTGGGCGTGTGTTAGAGCTGGCTCAACTCCTGGACCAGATTTGGAGGACAAAGGATGCTGGGCTGGGAGCCTACCCACTAGCTCTGCTGAACAATGTCAGCTACAATGTGGTGGAGTTCTCCAAGTCCCAG GTGGAGTGGATGAGTGACAAGCTCATGAGGTGTTTTGAAGACAAGAGGAACAACCCCTTCCAGTTCCGTCACTTGACCCTGTGCCACAGTCTGGCAGACCTGGCCCGGGTGCCCAGTCCCAAGGTGGTGCTTTGCAGCCAGCCAGACCTCGAGTCTGGCTTTTCCAGAGAACTCTTCATCCAGTGGTGCCAAGACGCCAAAAACTCCGTCATCCTGACCTACCGCACTACACCTGGAACCCTGGCCCGCTACCTCATCGACAACCCCGGAGAGAAGATGCTGGATCTGGAG GTGAGGAAAAGAGTGAAACTCGAAGGCAAGGATCTGGAAGAATATCTTGAAAAGGAGAAAGTAAAGAAAGAAGCAGCTAAAAAACTTGAGCAAGCAAAAGA GGTGGATGTAGACTCGAGTGACGAGAGCGATATGGACGATGATCTGGACCAGCCAGCTGCAGTGAAAACTAAACACCACGACCTGATGATGAAGAGCGAGGGGAGCCGCAAAGGCAGCTTCTTCAAACACGCCAAAAAGTCTTATCCTATGTTCCCCACACATGAAGAGAGAATCAAATGGGACGAGTATGGGGAAATCATCAG GCTAGAAGACTTTCTGGTTCCTGAACTGCAAgccacagaggaggagaaaagcaAATTGGAATCCGGGTTGACCAACGGTGATGAACCCATGGACCAGGATCTCTCTGTTGTTCCCACCAAATGCGTCTCCAGTGTAGAAAATCTTGAAATTAG AGCGAGAATCTCGTACATAGACTACGAAGGTCGCTCTGATGGCGACTCCATCAGGAAGATTATTAATCAGATGAAGCCCAGACAGCTGGTGATCGTTCGCGGGCCGCCGGAAGCCAGTCTGGACCTGGCAGAGTCCTGCAAGGCATTCAGCAAGGACATCAAAGTCTACACACCCAAACTGCAGGAGACTATAGACGCCACCAGTGAAACACACATCTACCAG GTGCGGTTGAAAGACTCCTTGGTGAGCTCCCTGCAGTTCTGCAAGGCCAAAGACACCGAGCTGGCCTGGATCGACGGCGTGCTGGACATGCGCGTGGTGAAGGTGGACACGGGCGTGATGCTGGAGGAGGGGGTTAAAGACGACGCTGAGGACGGCGAGCTGGCCATGGACGTGGCCCCCGATCTCGGCATCGACCAAGACGCCACGGCGGTGGCAGCACAGCGCGCCATCAAGAACCTGTTCATGGAGGACGAGAAGGAGGTGTCCGAAGAGAGTGATGTCATTCCCACGCTGGAGCCACTGCCTCCGCACGAG ATTTCAGGGCATCAGTCGGTGTTCATCAACGAGCCTCGCCTGTCGGACTTCAAGCAGATCCTGCTGAGAGAGGGCATCCAGGCCGAGTTTGTGGGAGGAGTGCTGGTATGCAACAACATGGTGGCCGTCCGCAGG ACGGAGGCAGGACGCATTGGCCTGGAAGGCTGCCTGTGTGACGACTACTATAAGATCCGGGAGCTGCTGTATCAGCAGTACGCCGTGgtatag
- the ndufb1 gene encoding NADH dehydrogenase [ubiquinone] 1 beta subcomplex subunit 1, with translation MVNFVALAREHWVNILVPMGFVIGWYLDKQQDQKLTAFRNKSVLFSRELKSGEEVTWK, from the exons ATGGTCAACTTTGTAGCACTTGCCCGTGAGCATTGGGTGAACATCTTGGTGCCCATGGGCTTTGTGATTGGATGGTACCTTGACAAACAGCAGGACCAGAAGCTGACAGCTTTCAGGAACAAAAGTGTTTTGTTCAGCAG AGAGCTGAAGTCTGGTGAGGAGGTGACCTGGAAGTAG